One Triticum dicoccoides isolate Atlit2015 ecotype Zavitan chromosome 5B, WEW_v2.0, whole genome shotgun sequence genomic window carries:
- the LOC119308719 gene encoding uncharacterized protein LOC119308719 → MRRNTLLALASWLMLLLLALFITTATASLPCQCCWIVQHPTRTCGHACCGNNCCPPAPPPSAG, encoded by the exons ATGAGGAGGAACACTCTCCTTGCCCTGGCGTCCTGGCTCATGCTGCTTCTGCTTGCGCTCTTCATCACAACCGCCACTGCTTCACTGC CGTGCCAGTGCTGCTGGATCGTGCAGCATCCGACGAGGACCTGCGGCCACGCCTGCTGCGGCAACAACTGCTGCCCGCCCGCTCCACCGCCATCCGCAGGCTGA